A single Streptomyces sp. Edi2 DNA region contains:
- a CDS encoding ATP-binding cassette domain-containing protein, whose protein sequence is MTRQTITTKGGNAVEVRGLVKHFGAVKAVDGVDLDVKEGTVLGVLGPNGAGKTTLVRCLSTLLVPDAGSAFVAGFDVVRQPRALRRTIGLTGQYASVDEKLSGWENLYMIGRLLDLSRKDARRRADEMLERFSLTEAAKRAAAKYSGGMRRRLDLAASMIGQPAVLYLDEPTTGLDPRTRNEVWQEVQRMVRDGATVLLTTQYMEEAEQLANELTVIDRGRVIAEGQVDELKAKVGGRTLQIRPSDPGELDRMTEAVTRAGLDGIAGATADHEGGVVNVPIISDEQLTAVVNVLGREGIALAGISTHLPSLDEVFLAITGQKTSEAGSGAGSEDAMDEQYAGVSA, encoded by the coding sequence ATGACGCGACAGACGATAACCACCAAGGGCGGCAACGCCGTGGAGGTGCGCGGTCTGGTCAAGCACTTCGGCGCGGTCAAGGCCGTCGACGGGGTGGACCTGGACGTGAAGGAAGGCACCGTGCTCGGCGTGCTCGGCCCCAATGGCGCCGGCAAGACGACGCTCGTACGGTGCCTGTCCACCCTCCTTGTGCCGGACGCCGGCAGCGCCTTCGTGGCGGGCTTCGATGTGGTGCGCCAGCCCCGCGCGCTGCGCCGCACCATCGGCCTGACCGGGCAGTACGCCTCGGTCGACGAAAAGCTCTCCGGCTGGGAGAACCTCTACATGATCGGGCGACTGCTCGATCTGTCCCGCAAGGACGCCCGCCGCCGTGCGGACGAGATGCTGGAGCGGTTCTCGCTGACCGAGGCCGCCAAGCGGGCCGCGGCCAAGTACTCCGGCGGTATGCGCCGCCGGCTCGACCTGGCCGCCTCGATGATCGGCCAACCGGCGGTCCTGTACCTGGACGAGCCGACCACCGGCCTGGACCCCCGCACCCGTAACGAGGTGTGGCAGGAGGTCCAGCGGATGGTGCGCGACGGGGCCACGGTGCTGCTGACCACCCAATACATGGAAGAGGCCGAGCAGTTGGCCAACGAGCTGACGGTCATCGACCGCGGCCGGGTGATCGCCGAGGGGCAGGTGGACGAGCTCAAGGCCAAGGTCGGCGGGCGGACGCTGCAGATCCGGCCGTCGGACCCCGGCGAGCTGGACCGGATGACGGAGGCCGTCACCCGGGCCGGTCTGGACGGCATCGCGGGTGCCACCGCCGACCACGAGGGGGGTGTGGTCAACGTACCGATCATCAGCGATGAGCAGCTGACCGCGGTGGTCAATGTGCTCGGCCGGGAGGGCATCGCGCTCGCCGGGATCAGCACCCATCTGCCCAGCCTGGACGAGGTGTTCCTGGCCATCACCGGTCAGAAGACCTCCGAGGCGGGGTCCGGGGCCGGGTCCGAGGACGCCATGGACGAGCAGTACGCGGGGGTGTCGGCATGA
- a CDS encoding MFS transporter, translated as MPLALLALAISAFGIGTTEFVMMGLLPDVADDLGTSVPTAGYLVSAYALGVVIGAPLLTALGARIPRKRMLVCLMAVFTVGNLASALAPTFGLLIAGRLLAGLPHGAFFGVGAVVAARLVREGRQARAVATMFLGLTVANIIGVPAATLLGQQLGWRATFLVVAVIGLAAMASLARLIPPLPAEERTGPVSELRALGNRQVLLGLLTTVFGFAGIFAVYSYLASMMTEVTGFAAGSVPLVLALFGIGMTLGALAAGPLTDRALRPTLYGSLAALALVLTAFHFTAQVKWAALVTVVLIGAVGFLTTTPLQMLVMNKAQQAPTLAAASNQSAFNLANAGGAWLGGLALAGGWGWTSPTLVGAVLAALGLAVAVVAGLLDRGAHDSSRIVARSGETRGDETRSDQTRSGGTRSGQTEAGSAAGAQVAAEGHLG; from the coding sequence ATGCCCTTGGCTCTGCTCGCGCTTGCGATCTCGGCCTTCGGTATCGGCACCACGGAATTCGTGATGATGGGCCTGCTGCCCGACGTCGCGGACGATCTGGGCACCTCCGTGCCCACCGCCGGCTACCTCGTCTCGGCCTATGCCCTCGGCGTCGTCATCGGCGCCCCGCTCCTGACCGCCCTCGGCGCCCGTATCCCGCGCAAGCGGATGCTGGTCTGCCTGATGGCGGTCTTCACCGTCGGCAACCTCGCCTCCGCCCTGGCCCCCACCTTCGGGCTGCTGATCGCCGGCCGGCTGCTGGCCGGGCTCCCGCACGGTGCGTTCTTCGGCGTCGGCGCGGTGGTCGCCGCCCGGCTGGTGCGCGAGGGCCGCCAGGCCCGTGCCGTCGCCACGATGTTCCTCGGCCTGACCGTCGCCAACATCATCGGTGTCCCCGCCGCGACCCTGCTGGGCCAGCAGCTCGGCTGGCGCGCCACCTTCCTCGTCGTGGCCGTCATCGGGCTGGCCGCCATGGCCTCCCTGGCCCGGCTGATCCCCCCGCTGCCGGCCGAGGAGCGCACCGGCCCGGTCAGCGAACTGCGGGCGCTGGGCAACCGCCAGGTGCTGCTCGGCCTGCTCACCACCGTCTTCGGCTTCGCCGGGATCTTCGCCGTCTACAGCTACCTCGCGTCGATGATGACCGAGGTCACGGGCTTCGCCGCGGGCTCGGTGCCGCTGGTCCTCGCCCTCTTCGGCATCGGGATGACCCTCGGCGCGCTCGCCGCAGGACCGCTCACCGACCGGGCCCTGCGCCCGACGCTCTACGGTTCGCTGGCCGCGCTGGCTCTCGTCCTGACGGCCTTCCACTTCACCGCCCAGGTGAAGTGGGCGGCGCTGGTGACGGTCGTCCTCATCGGCGCGGTCGGCTTCCTGACCACCACGCCCCTGCAGATGCTGGTCATGAACAAGGCCCAGCAGGCCCCGACGCTGGCCGCCGCCTCCAACCAGTCCGCCTTCAACCTCGCCAACGCCGGGGGCGCCTGGCTCGGCGGCCTGGCCCTGGCGGGAGGATGGGGCTGGACCTCCCCGACCCTGGTCGGCGCGGTGCTGGCCGCCCTGGGCCTGGCCGTCGCCGTCGTGGCCGGCCTCCTGGACCGCGGTGCCCACGACTCCTCCCGGATCGTGGCCCGCAGCGGTGAGACGCGCGGTGACGAGACGCGTAGTGACCAGACCCGCAGCGGTGGGACCCGCAGCGGTCAGACGGAGGCCGGGTCGGCCGCGGGTGCGCAGGTCGCGGCCGAGGGCCACCTCGGCTGA
- a CDS encoding TetR/AcrR family transcriptional regulator has protein sequence MSRAADSGTAAGQRPGPAVPGRRGRPRSAAADSAIIEAVLRLIEDGASIGELSMERIAREAGVGKATVYRRWPGKSALMLDVMRSLDVPGPLLDGTSVRDDLVSLLEFLRRRGLAKRSSALLRTLVSHIRAQPELWAEYHDTVVRARREALLGVLRRGVANGEIRTDQDLETVADLFVGPMLARALLHEWKELPESLPADIVDMVLEGVRPAAPDAAPADVTAVVTATPDATATDTAASASAAGCTG, from the coding sequence ATGAGCCGGGCGGCGGACTCCGGGACGGCGGCCGGGCAGCGGCCGGGCCCGGCGGTCCCCGGGCGCCGCGGCCGGCCGCGCAGCGCCGCGGCCGACTCGGCCATCATCGAGGCCGTGCTGCGCCTGATCGAGGACGGGGCCTCCATAGGTGAGCTGTCCATGGAGCGCATCGCCCGCGAGGCAGGCGTCGGCAAGGCCACGGTCTACCGCCGCTGGCCGGGCAAGAGCGCGCTGATGCTCGATGTCATGCGGTCCCTGGACGTCCCGGGCCCGCTCCTGGACGGCACCTCGGTACGCGATGACCTGGTCTCGCTGCTGGAATTCCTGCGCCGCCGCGGCCTGGCCAAGCGCAGCTCCGCGCTGCTGCGCACCCTCGTCAGCCATATCCGGGCACAGCCCGAGCTGTGGGCGGAGTACCACGACACCGTCGTACGGGCCCGCCGCGAGGCGCTGCTCGGGGTGCTCCGGCGCGGGGTGGCGAACGGTGAGATCCGCACCGACCAGGACCTGGAGACCGTCGCCGATCTCTTCGTCGGGCCGATGCTGGCCCGCGCCCTCCTCCACGAGTGGAAGGAACTGCCCGAGAGCCTTCCGGCGGACATTGTCGACATGGTCCTGGAGGGCGTACGGCCGGCGGCACCGGATGCGGCGCCAGCGGATGTGACGGCAGTGGTTACGGCGACACCGGATGCGACGGCAACGGATACTGCGGCATCGGCTTCGGCGGCAGGCTGCACAGGATGA
- the panB gene encoding 3-methyl-2-oxobutanoate hydroxymethyltransferase: MTQPSPAQKPVAKSLYGGSGSRRITVRDIAAAKERGEKWPMLTAYDAMTASVFDEAGIPVLLVGDSMGNCHLGYESTVPVTMDEITLLSAAVVRGTKRALVVGDLPFGSYQEGPVQALRNATRLVKEAGVGAVKLEGGERSADQVELLVSSGIPVMAHVGLTPQSVHAYGGYPVQGRGEEAAQQLLRDAKAVQDAGAFSVVLEAVPAELAAEVTRSLYIPTVGIGAGPDCDAQVLVWTDMAGMTAGRVPKFVKQYVALRELLGSAAKEFAEDVVGGEFPAEPHTFH, translated from the coding sequence ATGACGCAGCCTTCGCCTGCCCAGAAGCCGGTTGCCAAGTCTCTGTACGGGGGCTCGGGGTCGCGCCGGATCACCGTCCGGGACATCGCCGCCGCCAAGGAGCGCGGCGAGAAGTGGCCGATGCTCACCGCCTACGACGCCATGACCGCCTCCGTCTTCGACGAGGCCGGCATCCCCGTTCTGCTCGTCGGTGACTCGATGGGCAACTGCCACCTCGGTTACGAATCCACCGTGCCGGTCACCATGGACGAGATCACCCTGCTGTCCGCGGCGGTCGTCCGGGGCACGAAACGCGCACTCGTCGTCGGCGATCTGCCGTTCGGCTCGTACCAGGAAGGCCCGGTGCAGGCGCTGCGCAACGCCACCCGGCTGGTGAAGGAAGCGGGAGTGGGCGCCGTCAAGCTGGAGGGCGGCGAGCGCTCCGCCGACCAGGTGGAGCTGCTGGTCTCGTCCGGCATCCCGGTGATGGCACATGTCGGCCTGACCCCGCAGTCGGTCCACGCCTACGGCGGCTACCCCGTCCAGGGCCGCGGCGAGGAGGCGGCCCAGCAGCTGCTGCGGGACGCCAAGGCGGTGCAGGACGCCGGTGCGTTCTCCGTCGTCCTGGAGGCGGTACCCGCCGAGCTGGCGGCCGAGGTCACCCGTTCGCTCTACATCCCGACCGTCGGCATCGGCGCGGGCCCGGACTGCGACGCCCAGGTCCTGGTGTGGACCGACATGGCCGGCATGACGGCCGGCCGGGTCCCGAAGTTCGTCAAGCAGTACGTTGCCCTGCGGGAGCTGCTCGGAAGCGCGGCCAAGGAGTTCGCCGAGGACGTCGTCGGCGGCGAGTTTCCGGCGGAGCCGCATACCTTTCACTGA
- a CDS encoding endonuclease/exonuclease/phosphatase family protein gives MAQAYMTEPGQGHNPGQAGSRAERLRNWWRPEGMWRRGIVLAVLAVLLGLLMMLHSQIPNTVGNLGSLLETFLPWLGLGIPLLLVLAVLRRSATVLVALVLPVFAWVSLFGGQITDKAGNGGNLTVATHNVNADNPDPASTARDIVASDADVVALEELTGDALPAYRQGLAKAYPYHVVEGTVGLWSKRPLSETKPVDIKMGWTRALRATVTAADGQKFAVYVAHLPSVRVKVAAGFTANQRDGSAAALGEAITADPEKKVMLLGDLNGTMNDRSLAPVTSQMRSAQGAAGDGFGFSWPAAFPMARIDQIMMKGMDPVKAWVMPETGSDHLPVAATVKI, from the coding sequence ATGGCGCAGGCATACATGACGGAGCCGGGACAGGGGCACAACCCCGGGCAGGCCGGTTCCCGGGCCGAACGCCTGCGGAACTGGTGGCGTCCCGAGGGCATGTGGCGGCGCGGCATCGTGCTCGCGGTGCTCGCGGTCCTGCTCGGTCTGCTGATGATGCTGCACTCCCAGATCCCCAACACCGTGGGGAACCTGGGCAGTCTGCTGGAGACCTTCCTGCCGTGGCTGGGACTGGGTATCCCGCTGCTGCTCGTCCTCGCGGTGCTGCGCCGCTCGGCGACCGTGCTGGTGGCGCTGGTGCTGCCGGTCTTCGCCTGGGTCAGCCTCTTCGGCGGGCAGATCACCGACAAGGCGGGCAACGGCGGCAATCTCACGGTTGCCACCCATAACGTCAACGCCGACAACCCCGATCCGGCGTCCACCGCCAGGGACATCGTGGCCTCCGACGCCGATGTGGTGGCCCTGGAGGAGCTGACCGGCGACGCCCTGCCCGCCTACCGGCAGGGGCTGGCGAAGGCGTATCCGTACCACGTGGTCGAGGGCACCGTCGGGCTGTGGAGCAAGCGCCCGCTGTCCGAGACGAAGCCGGTGGACATCAAGATGGGCTGGACCCGCGCGCTGCGGGCCACCGTCACCGCCGCCGACGGCCAGAAGTTCGCCGTCTATGTCGCGCATCTGCCGTCGGTACGGGTCAAGGTCGCGGCGGGCTTCACCGCCAACCAGCGCGACGGCAGCGCCGCGGCGCTCGGCGAGGCGATCACCGCCGACCCGGAGAAGAAGGTCATGCTGCTCGGCGATCTCAACGGCACCATGAACGACCGCTCGCTGGCCCCGGTCACCTCCCAGATGCGCTCCGCCCAGGGCGCGGCGGGCGACGGCTTCGGCTTCAGCTGGCCGGCCGCGTTCCCGATGGCCAGGATCGACCAGATCATGATGAAGGGGATGGACCCGGTCAAGGCCTGGGTGATGCCCGAGACCGGCAGCGACCACCTTCCGGTCGCCGCCACGGTGAAGATCTGA
- a CDS encoding ABC transporter permease produces the protein MSTATMTAPRVKPGGDEGRIGLRANLRHIGALVRRNALQIKQDPESMMDVLLMPIIFILLFTYVFGGAIAGKGNQHEYIQRLVPGMMAMMGMNIAMAVGTGVNEDFRKGVMDRFRTMPIARSSVLIAKIVVEIGRMLVATAILLGMGFLLGLEIKGSMPAFFAAIVLSTAFGAALMWIFILLGLTVKTPQAVQGMAMLVLMPLQFGSSIFAPTTTMPGWLKSFTEVNPLSNLADAARALINGEGAVAHPTLVTLGWAVAITAVTMPLAVAKFRKKT, from the coding sequence ATGAGTACGGCAACGATGACGGCGCCACGGGTGAAGCCCGGCGGCGACGAGGGCCGGATCGGTCTGCGGGCCAATCTGCGGCACATCGGGGCGCTGGTGCGGCGCAACGCCCTGCAGATCAAGCAGGACCCGGAGTCCATGATGGACGTCCTGCTGATGCCGATCATCTTCATCCTGCTGTTCACCTATGTCTTCGGCGGTGCGATCGCCGGCAAGGGGAACCAGCACGAATACATCCAGCGCCTGGTGCCCGGCATGATGGCGATGATGGGCATGAACATCGCCATGGCGGTGGGCACGGGTGTCAACGAGGACTTCCGCAAGGGCGTGATGGACCGCTTCCGGACGATGCCGATCGCCCGGTCCTCGGTCCTGATAGCCAAGATCGTCGTCGAGATCGGCCGGATGCTGGTCGCCACCGCGATCCTGCTCGGCATGGGCTTCCTGCTGGGTCTGGAGATCAAGGGCAGCATGCCCGCGTTCTTCGCGGCGATCGTGCTGTCCACGGCCTTCGGCGCCGCCCTGATGTGGATCTTCATCCTGCTGGGGCTCACCGTGAAGACCCCGCAGGCCGTCCAGGGCATGGCGATGCTGGTGCTGATGCCGCTGCAGTTCGGCTCGTCGATCTTCGCGCCGACGACGACGATGCCCGGCTGGCTGAAGAGCTTCACCGAGGTCAACCCGCTCTCCAACCTGGCCGACGCGGCTCGCGCCCTGATCAACGGCGAGGGGGCGGTGGCGCACCCGACGCTGGTCACCCTCGGCTGGGCGGTCGCCATCACGGCCGTCACCATGCCGCTCGCGGTGGCGAAGTTCCGCAAGAAGACCTGA
- a CDS encoding BTAD domain-containing putative transcriptional regulator has product MRYGILGTTQADRPDGTPVAIGGPRLRALLAALALRPGRALSPDVLISDIWGLDPPADAAGALQALVGRLRRALGHAAVASADGGYRLCAEPDAVDLHRFERLAAEGGRALTAADPAGAAALLDDALALWRGPALADLPDAGAEASRAERRRLDAQRTRLAADLALGRADRALPTLHALCQDHPLDEPLQALRLRALRAAGRTAEALAAYEEIRTGLADRLGVDPGPELRALHAELLRPPADTVPPSAHPHAPGAAHVPDTTHVSGAAPAPFLTPPHPRPGNLRARLTSFVGRDADLAAIRADLAEHRLVTLLGPGGAGKTRLSQEGAETAAAALPDAWPHGVWLAELAPVDDPQTVPEAVLTALGARETVVRGTTAEGLRAAADPTALDPLGRLAEHCAGRRMLLLLDNCEHVIGAAAELAERLLADCPGVTVLATSREPLAVPGEVLRPVEPLPGPVALRLLADRGAAALPGFRIEADEETAAACTEICRRLDGLPLAIELAAARLRLLTPRQLADRLDDRFRLLTSGSRTVLPRQQTLRAVVDWSWDLTDEPERAVLRRLSVFAGGCDLAAAEEVCAGDGVDRREVAGLLGSLIDKSLVVAAPAGQTLGGSRSGAGEMRYRLLETVGEYAGERLDEAGERTGAERRHLVAYRELARTTDPLLRGPGQRAGMERLELEHDNLRTALRRALAARDEHEALCLVLSLQWFWSLRDHRSDARHWATAAAALGPNPFTPPAEPAPDLHDRPIDSPPPMIPEQLQEARREVRLVALSSRDSDIEALHDPEMQEELAGMLTVYRTGLAQTCKVPGALWYYAVLITGRFDELAELVDGGVQACRDLGYEWELAYTLQFRSKILNDRAGGLAQAARDADEALRTFLRIGDVWGAAEALAGRAETHEKRGAYASAARDYRAAMVHAENLGAHGQTLLLRCRLGAVLIEDGQAETGERMLREVLAEAVKGNSGRDTEPFARLTLAMWLTAKGALREARTELHTVRELFAPRAPDLFTGMLESLLISLDLDEGHRDEGLLPRFRTAMDSLQDSLTQMVAPDLPVVQLLTAARVLMAVRGESAGRDAARLVGAYDTLRASGHVPPRIIRDDRARTEAAARALVGDTAYAQAYAEGGGLSLEEATALI; this is encoded by the coding sequence GTGCGCTACGGAATTCTCGGCACCACCCAGGCCGACCGGCCCGACGGCACCCCCGTCGCCATCGGCGGACCACGCCTGCGCGCGCTGCTCGCCGCCCTCGCGCTGCGGCCCGGCCGGGCACTCTCCCCGGACGTACTGATCTCCGACATCTGGGGCCTGGACCCGCCCGCCGACGCCGCCGGGGCCCTGCAGGCGCTGGTCGGCCGGCTGCGCCGTGCCCTGGGGCATGCCGCGGTCGCCTCGGCCGACGGCGGCTACCGGCTGTGCGCGGAGCCCGACGCAGTCGACCTGCACCGGTTCGAGCGGCTTGCGGCGGAGGGCGGCCGGGCGCTGACCGCCGCGGACCCGGCCGGCGCCGCCGCCCTGCTCGACGACGCCCTGGCGCTCTGGCGCGGTCCGGCCCTCGCCGATCTGCCGGACGCGGGTGCCGAGGCCTCCCGCGCCGAACGCCGCCGGCTGGACGCCCAGCGGACCCGCCTCGCCGCCGACCTCGCCCTCGGCCGCGCCGACCGGGCGCTGCCCACCCTCCACGCCTTGTGCCAGGACCATCCGCTGGACGAACCCCTCCAGGCCCTGCGGCTGCGCGCGCTGCGGGCCGCGGGCCGCACGGCGGAGGCACTGGCGGCCTACGAGGAGATACGCACCGGCCTCGCCGACCGCCTCGGCGTGGACCCGGGCCCGGAGCTGCGCGCCCTGCACGCGGAACTGCTCCGTCCGCCGGCGGATACGGTTCCGCCCTCCGCGCACCCTCACGCTCCCGGGGCCGCCCACGTCCCGGATACCACCCACGTTTCAGGTGCCGCCCCCGCCCCCTTCCTCACCCCGCCGCACCCCCGCCCCGGTAACCTCCGTGCCCGGCTCACCTCCTTCGTCGGGCGGGACGCCGATCTGGCCGCGATCCGCGCCGATCTGGCCGAGCACCGGCTGGTGACGCTGCTGGGCCCCGGCGGCGCCGGCAAGACCCGGCTGTCGCAGGAGGGCGCCGAGACCGCCGCGGCCGCCCTGCCGGACGCCTGGCCGCACGGCGTATGGCTGGCCGAGCTGGCACCGGTGGACGATCCGCAGACCGTGCCCGAGGCGGTACTGACCGCGCTCGGGGCCCGTGAGACGGTCGTCCGCGGCACCACCGCGGAGGGCCTGCGGGCCGCCGCCGATCCGACCGCCCTGGACCCGCTCGGCCGGCTCGCCGAGCACTGCGCGGGACGCCGGATGCTGCTCCTCCTCGACAACTGCGAGCATGTGATCGGCGCCGCCGCCGAGCTCGCCGAGCGGCTGCTGGCCGACTGCCCAGGGGTGACGGTACTGGCCACCAGCCGGGAGCCGCTGGCCGTACCGGGCGAGGTGCTGCGGCCGGTCGAGCCGCTGCCGGGCCCCGTCGCGCTGCGGCTGCTGGCCGACCGAGGGGCCGCCGCCCTGCCCGGCTTCCGCATCGAGGCCGACGAGGAAACCGCGGCGGCCTGCACCGAGATCTGCCGCCGGCTGGACGGACTGCCGCTCGCCATCGAACTCGCCGCGGCCCGGCTGCGGTTGCTGACGCCCCGGCAGCTCGCCGACCGGCTCGACGACCGTTTCCGGCTGCTGACCAGCGGCAGCCGGACCGTGCTGCCCCGCCAGCAGACGCTGCGCGCGGTCGTCGACTGGTCCTGGGACCTGACCGACGAGCCCGAACGGGCGGTGCTGCGCCGGCTGTCCGTCTTCGCCGGCGGCTGCGATCTGGCCGCCGCCGAGGAGGTGTGCGCGGGCGACGGCGTCGACCGGCGCGAGGTGGCCGGGCTGCTCGGCTCGCTGATCGACAAATCGCTGGTGGTCGCGGCCCCGGCCGGCCAGACGCTCGGCGGCAGCCGCTCCGGTGCGGGAGAGATGCGCTACCGGCTGCTGGAGACGGTGGGGGAGTACGCCGGCGAGCGGCTGGACGAGGCCGGGGAACGGACCGGTGCCGAGCGCCGCCACCTCGTCGCCTACCGCGAACTGGCCCGTACCACCGACCCGTTGCTGCGCGGCCCCGGCCAGCGGGCGGGCATGGAGCGGCTGGAGCTGGAGCACGACAACCTGCGCACCGCGCTGCGCCGTGCCCTCGCCGCACGTGACGAGCACGAGGCGCTGTGCCTGGTGCTGTCCCTGCAGTGGTTCTGGTCGCTGCGCGACCACCGCAGCGACGCCCGCCACTGGGCGACGGCGGCCGCCGCGCTCGGTCCCAACCCCTTCACCCCGCCCGCCGAACCGGCCCCCGATCTGCACGACAGACCCATCGACAGCCCTCCGCCGATGATTCCCGAGCAACTGCAGGAGGCCCGCCGCGAGGTCCGGCTGGTCGCGCTCTCCAGCCGGGACAGCGATATCGAGGCGCTGCACGATCCGGAGATGCAGGAAGAGCTGGCCGGGATGCTCACCGTCTACCGCACCGGTCTGGCGCAGACCTGCAAGGTCCCCGGCGCGCTGTGGTACTACGCGGTGCTGATCACCGGACGGTTCGACGAGCTGGCCGAGCTGGTCGACGGCGGGGTGCAGGCCTGCCGCGACCTCGGCTACGAATGGGAGCTGGCCTACACGCTGCAGTTCCGCTCGAAGATCCTCAACGACCGCGCCGGGGGGCTGGCGCAGGCGGCCCGCGATGCCGACGAGGCGCTGCGCACCTTCCTGAGGATCGGCGACGTATGGGGCGCGGCCGAGGCGCTGGCGGGACGTGCCGAAACCCATGAGAAGCGGGGCGCGTACGCGTCGGCGGCGCGCGACTACCGGGCGGCGATGGTGCACGCCGAGAACCTGGGGGCGCACGGCCAGACCCTGCTGCTGCGCTGCCGGCTGGGTGCCGTACTGATCGAGGACGGCCAGGCGGAGACCGGCGAGCGGATGCTGCGTGAGGTGCTGGCCGAGGCGGTGAAGGGCAACAGCGGCCGGGACACCGAGCCGTTCGCCCGGCTGACCCTCGCGATGTGGCTGACGGCGAAGGGGGCTCTCCGGGAGGCGCGGACGGAACTGCACACGGTGCGCGAGCTCTTCGCCCCGCGCGCCCCGGACCTGTTCACCGGGATGCTGGAGTCGTTGCTGATCTCGCTGGACCTGGACGAGGGCCACCGCGACGAGGGTCTGCTGCCGAGGTTCCGGACCGCCATGGACAGCCTGCAGGACTCCCTGACGCAGATGGTCGCGCCGGACCTCCCTGTGGTGCAACTCCTCACCGCTGCACGGGTGTTGATGGCGGTACGGGGCGAGTCCGCGGGCCGGGACGCGGCGCGCCTGGTGGGGGCGTACGACACACTGCGGGCGTCCGGCCATGTCCCGCCGCGGATCATCCGCGACGACCGGGCCCGTACCGAGGCGGCCGCGCGGGCGCTGGTGGGCGATACGGCCTATGCGCAGGCGTACGCCGAAGGCGGTGGCCTCTCCCTCGAAGAGGCCACCGCCCTCATCTGA
- a CDS encoding MFS transporter, translating to MASSSSTPGAPPAPQIPDPVHRRRWAILSTLMLSLLIVVLDNSILNVAMKTIATPAPLGLGATQSELEWAINSYTLVFAGLLFTAGLLGDRLGRKKTLLFGLAVFGAGSVLAGVSGSPAELITFRALMGLGGAFVMPSTLAILMNVFERDEQPRAIGIWAGGVGLAIAVGPIAGGLLLTHFWWGSVFMINAPVVVVSLVAMVILVPDSKDPGPGRLDPFGVLLSVVGLVLLVYGIIKGGQLADFTDPQVAGTIGGGLAVLIVFVLHQKYSDHPSIDISYFRSPAFSAAIAAIALVFFALMGVAFFTVFYIQSVRGYTPLQAGMLFLPLAAAQTIFAPRARLAVDQYGARAVCTFSMFVVATTMSGMLLLDTDTPIWVLEALFFLQGAGMAHIMPPATVAVMQALPREKAGSGSALNNVFRQVGGTLGVAVLGSLLSTSYRDRMQDTLDRLPGVPAAARHAAGESIEATHGLADRMGPAGRSLTAVADDAFIHAMHITALGSAAVAMLGLVVAAAFLPGKMTPAPQPAEPQEERKAGVER from the coding sequence ATGGCCTCCTCCTCCAGCACCCCGGGCGCACCGCCGGCCCCACAGATCCCGGACCCCGTTCACCGCCGCCGCTGGGCGATCCTGTCCACCCTCATGCTCAGCCTGCTGATCGTGGTGCTGGACAACTCGATCCTCAATGTCGCCATGAAGACGATCGCCACCCCGGCTCCGCTCGGCCTCGGCGCCACCCAGAGCGAGCTGGAGTGGGCGATCAACTCCTACACGCTGGTCTTCGCCGGTCTGCTGTTCACCGCGGGCCTGCTCGGCGACCGGCTGGGCCGTAAGAAGACGCTGCTCTTCGGCCTGGCCGTCTTCGGTGCCGGGTCGGTGCTCGCCGGGGTGTCCGGATCGCCGGCGGAGCTGATCACCTTCCGCGCGCTGATGGGGCTGGGCGGCGCCTTCGTGATGCCGTCCACCCTCGCCATCCTGATGAACGTCTTCGAGCGGGACGAGCAGCCCCGGGCGATCGGCATCTGGGCCGGCGGGGTGGGTCTGGCCATCGCGGTCGGCCCGATCGCCGGCGGGCTTTTGCTCACCCACTTCTGGTGGGGCTCGGTCTTCATGATCAACGCCCCGGTCGTGGTGGTCTCGCTGGTCGCGATGGTGATCCTGGTGCCCGACTCCAAGGACCCCGGCCCGGGCCGGCTGGACCCGTTCGGGGTGCTGCTGTCCGTCGTCGGGCTCGTCCTGCTGGTCTACGGCATCATCAAGGGCGGCCAGCTCGCAGACTTCACCGACCCGCAGGTGGCCGGCACGATCGGCGGCGGCCTGGCGGTGCTGATCGTCTTCGTGCTGCACCAGAAGTACAGCGACCACCCGTCCATCGACATCAGCTACTTCCGCAGCCCCGCCTTCTCGGCGGCCATCGCCGCCATCGCGCTGGTCTTCTTCGCGCTGATGGGTGTCGCGTTCTTCACCGTCTTCTACATCCAGAGCGTGCGCGGCTACACCCCGCTGCAGGCCGGGATGCTGTTCCTCCCGCTGGCCGCCGCCCAGACGATCTTCGCGCCACGGGCCCGGCTCGCCGTCGACCAGTACGGCGCCCGCGCGGTGTGCACCTTCAGCATGTTCGTGGTGGCCACCACCATGTCGGGCATGCTGCTGCTGGACACCGACACCCCGATCTGGGTCCTGGAGGCGCTGTTCTTCCTGCAGGGCGCCGGGATGGCGCACATCATGCCGCCGGCCACCGTCGCGGTCATGCAGGCGCTGCCCCGGGAGAAGGCCGGCTCCGGCTCGGCGCTCAACAACGTCTTCCGGCAGGTCGGCGGCACCCTCGGCGTCGCCGTCCTCGGCTCGCTGCTGTCGACGAGCTACCGCGACCGTATGCAGGACACCCTCGACCGGCTGCCGGGAGTGCCGGCCGCCGCCCGGCACGCGGCCGGGGAATCGATCGAGGCGACCCACGGGCTCGCGGACCGGATGGGACCGGCGGGCCGGTCGTTGACCGCCGTGGCCGACGATGCCTTCATTCACGCCATGCACATCACCGCGCTCGGCTCGGCCGCCGTCGCGATGCTGGGGCTCGTGGTGGCCGCGGCCTTCCTGCCGGGCAAAATGACACCGGCGCCGCAGCCGGCGGAGCCGCAGGAAGAGCGGAAGGCGGGCGTGGAGCGATGA